GCGCAATAAAGTTGTGAGAGTTTAGGGTCCACTTCATTCCGACTTGTAATTACCGATTTGCTACCACATTTTATGCAATTAATTTGCATGTCTTCCCCGCAGTCATCGATAAAATCTGTATCCATTTTACTATCTTGATGCTATATGTACATTAAAAGGTGTATATATAGCACCTTTTAAATTTTGAATTTACACAAAGTTTGGGCTATCAAACCCAATCCGCTTGCTCTTCGGTAGCCACTCATTCAACTGCAAAAAAACGTCTTGCATAGGCACAACCTCATTTTCAAAATAGACGCGGGTGATCTTCTCTATATCCCCAAACCCCCCGCTATTTTCCGGCATGACTCCAGCCAGCGCGGGCTGAATTCGCCACATACTTAGAATATCGTTCCGCGTTAGGTTCTTGATTCGCTCGAACTCATCTTTGGTGGCAATGTCACCTACAGGAATAATTTGAACGCTCTTCTCTTTGCCGTTGGGAATATTCAGGAACATTGAACGGAAGTTGCCCACCCCTTTACTACTTTTTATTTGCTCCTTGATAGCCGCCTCATCCTCTGGGCTAAGGTGTGCGTCTGCGGTATAGAAGATGTAGCCCATGTGGGCGCCGTTGTTGTAATAGCGACGCCTGAAGAGCGTGCTGTCTTCATTTAGCAAAACTGATTGAACGCCGCCTAGATATTGTGGCCTACCGTAGATTTGCTGTGCGGGGTCA
This DNA window, taken from Microbulbifer sp. VAAF005, encodes the following:
- a CDS encoding phage portal protein; the encoded protein is MGRKRNRFKAKAKASSENMKATPADSGPTMFSFGDPEPVLNGNLGDYLGTFLQPGGDYYVPPVSQTGLINLLGANAHHGTIPYFKRNQLRKWFKPGGGVRTECLAKAGFDYEVLGHCYFKKKYNTFDHLLRLEHLPGVNMRRMKESDRFCMLQPNGADPVVYEPGEVVQLKEYDPAQQIYGRPQYLGGVQSVLLNEDSTLFRRRYYNNGAHMGYIFYTADAHLSPEDEAAIKEQIKSSKGVGNFRSMFLNIPNGKEKSVQIIPVGDIATKDEFERIKNLTRNDILSMWRIQPALAGVMPENSGGFGDIEKITRVYFENEVVPMQDVFLQLNEWLPKSKRIGFDSPNFV